The following coding sequences are from one Schizosaccharomyces osmophilus chromosome 1, complete sequence window:
- the rps21 gene encoding 40S ribosomal protein S21 translates to MENDAGQLVDLYVPRKCSATNRIIQAKDHASVQLNVCAVDAEGRQIPGEKTTYAISGFVRSKGESDDCINRLTTQDGLLDGVWSYQR, encoded by the exons atGGAAAACGACGCTGGACAATTGGTTGACCTTTACGTCCCCCGCAAGTG CTCTGCCACTAACCGTATCATCCAAGCTAAGGATCACGCTTCCGTTCAACTTAACGTTTGCGCTGTTGACGCTGAAGGTCGCCAAATCCCTGGCGAGAAGACCACCTACGCCATCTCCGGTTTCGTTCGTTCCAAGGGCGAGTCCGACGACTGCATTAACCGTCTCACCACTCAAGATGGTCTTTTGGATGGTGTCTGGTCTTACCAACGTTAA